From the Debaryomyces hansenii CBS767 chromosome F complete sequence genome, the window TTGCAGTCCGATAATGAAGTGGTATTTTCAGGAATTTTATCTGAACACCAACATCCCTCGTCTTGAAGAACGGCCACACTGTATCCTTTAGACGAACATTTCTTACTGCACGGAGCAACGGCGTTATAACGATTTTCAGTTTTCTCGAGACCTGTGTTTTCACTGGAACAGTAATCAATGGTATAATTCTGCCCACAGGTGGCAGATACTAACATTGCTATTACCGAGAGTCTATTAAGGAACATTCTTGAGTATCTGGGTTCAATGATGAGCTGTTTACGTTTCAAGTAAATCGGTTGAGTATGATTGCAAAAGGAGCTAGTATTTAGCAATAAATGGCAGACAACCTGGGTAAGTTACTACACGAGCTGACATCAACATTTATTCATCATGTCACTCAGTTCAATCGCCTACGTTAGACGAATGACGTGGAAAGCAACCTGCATTATCTAAGGATGTTGTTATGCGAGTCATGCAAGTCTGCAATCCAATGCCTTTTTATCTATTTTGTTGCATACGTACTGTGATGGCACGAAAAAAATGTTACCAGcaggaagaagaaagacATTCCAACcaaatagataatgaaCTAAAATGGCGACGGGTGAAGGATATAACTTTACTAGTAGGGCTAGCTAAACAAATATGTGAAATGTTATACTGTATATTAACAACACATATGTCAAAATTACGTATTCTGGACAATCGCAACTATATAAGATACCATGAAAATGTGCAACCAGGAGTTCATGATCATTCGCGAAGTATCTCTGATATTACGGTAAGCAGCGTTATCTCTAATTCGGTAATAGAAGCGTCGGAAGGTCAATATCGCATATAGTAATGTCAATTTCTGATACAGTAATCTAAATGAATACGGTAATTCAAATAAGATAACATGTAATCAAATGTCAATTACAACACTCTGCTAACTGCCAATCATTACAGCAATTAAATGTCAACTAATACAGTTAAACGTCAATACGCATACGATAATCTGCAAAATGACATTAATGCACTAAACAAATGCAACCACTAAATGTCAACAACTATGCAATAATCTAtttatttccaataataGGTCTACTAAATATAGTCTACcaataattatttctaGACTAAGAAAAGCAAACTATTAATAAACTGAGAAACTAATAAACTAGTAAACCAATAAACTAATAAACTAGTAAACCAATAAACTAATAGCAACCTACTACAAAACCAACCCAATAGCAATAATCTACTAATCCGATTTACAATATCAGAAACAATCAACCACTTCCTCTCTTCTTAATCTAGTAACCTGATCCTCATCAATAGCTTTGCGCTCATACTCAGGTAGTCTCACTATTACCGATTTGGGCCGACATCCTCTACCCGCGAACGTTTGCCGCCTAAAGCCCCTTCGTTCTTACCTCTTCCAGTAATTTTTCTCCCTACACAATTGCCACTACTGTCCGCCACAACCCATGCCTACATGTACCGAAAACAGTACCCAATTTACCAACAATTTCCGCTTACGTGCACCCAATAATTATGGTGCACCGCGAGGTGCACTGCCAAATTTGCGCTATTAATTTCGATTGGCCAGAAATCGGCCGTGCCCCTCTGCTACTTGCCGGTCACGACCTTTCGTACCAATAGAACGTTCGCAATCCCCCCATCCATTCCTCCCATCCATTCCTCTGCACTAACAAGCATTATAACTGTACAAAATCACACACGAAATTTTAGTCACGATGTAGTTCAAGTCGTGGATTGGATGGTAGAATCCATGTTTGAGATGGGCT encodes:
- a CDS encoding DEHA2F16830p (some similarities with uniprot|P38739 Saccharomyces cerevisiae YHL028W WSC4 cell wall integrity and stress response component 4), whose amino-acid sequence is MLVSATCGQNYTIDYCSSENTGLEKTENRYNAVAPCSKKCSSKGYSVAVLQDEGCWCSDKIPENTTSLSDCNHQCPGYPTNCGGRGYYGYYLI